One window from the genome of Podospora pseudocomata strain CBS 415.72m chromosome 6, whole genome shotgun sequence encodes:
- a CDS encoding hypothetical protein (EggNog:ENOG503PH5H): protein MTSINDIQEKTHPEPSVSHSGPSPELKKATPTLRPSALFRNPFSYKSMAVESSPGKLPAFLMITTLLCLATLGAASPLINPEEQRPAEVPHIAPDHPAYHPAVSQPHHESGEEGEHQPEQPAHHISFPRPRREFREKEHHPSYEEHRPEGQHHAEEHQPEGQYPPEQSHTEEPHHPKGDHLEVSRLEENHAEEHCPEGFHPEVHIRSSLLEPPAPLPAGAYTPSTPCPPSLEGQWNCMLTSWQRCGSGIWSAVMPTAKGTQCAPGGIAHELKTVLAPDYPPSAKPNPDQPQLPGPQGNTGGWAQGLPPRYSEGGRLGVSIGLAIAGVVVVVVAGLT from the coding sequence ATGACCTCCATCAACGACATCCAAGAAAAGACCCACCCGGAGCCGAGCGTCTCGCATTCCGGACCCAGCCCAgagctcaagaaggccaCTCCCACCCTCCGGCCGTCGGCGCTCTTCCGGAATCCGTTCTCTTACAAGTCAATGGCCGTGGAATCAAGCCCGGGAAAGCTTCCGGCTTTCCTCATGATCACAACTCTCCTCTGCCTCGCCACTTTGGGAGCCGCCTCCCCTCTTATCAATCCCGAGGAGCAGCGTCCTGCCGAGGTTCCTCATATTGCCCCTGATCACCCTGCCTATCACCCGGCAGtttctcaaccccatcacgagtctggagaggaaggagagcatCAGCCTGAGCAACCCGCCCATCACATCTCCTTCCCTCGACCACGCCGCGAATTTAGAGAGAAAGAACACCACCCATCCTACGAGGAGCACCGGCCGGAGGGCCAACACCATGCCGAGGAACACCAGCCAGAGGGACAGTATCCTCCCGAGCAATCCCATACCGAGgaaccccaccacccgaAAGGGGACCACCTTGAAGTGAGCCGCCTGGAGGAGAACCACGCCGAGGAACACTGCCCCGAGGGATTCCACCCAGAAGTCCACATCCGCTCCTCCCTCCTTgaaccccccgcccccctcccagcagGCGCCTAcacccccagcaccccctgCCCACCCAGCCTCGAAGGCCAATGGAACTGCATGCTCACCTCCTGGCAGCGCTGCGGCTCAGGGATCTGGTCCGCCGTGATGCCCACCGCAAAGGGGACACAATGCGCTCCTGGAGGGATCGCCCATGAGCTCAAGACCGTCCTTGCTCCCGACTACCCTCCTTCtgccaaacccaaccctGACCAGCCACAACTGCCTGGGCCTCAGGGGAATACTGGTGGGTGGGCGCAGGGTTTGCCGCCTAGATACAGCGAGGGCGGTAGACTTGGTGTGTCGATAGGGTTGGCGAttgcgggggtggtggtggtggttgtggctgggttgacgtaa